The segment CGCTTCTCGAACCCAGTGATGAGGGAGGTTATACCGTTTATGTTCCAAGCCTCCCGGGGTGTGTCAGCGAGGGAGAAACCAAAGAGGAATCCATGTCAAATATCAAAGAGGCGATTGGACTGTATCTGGAACCGGACAGGTTTCTTAAAGTGGTGTGAAAATATTGTCGCATAAAGTTTTTGTCCATTCAATACTTGTTCGCGTCGCCAACAGCCATTAAACAGGATTGCTATTTATTGTGATAAAAAGTTTCAACAATAAAACAGATAAAGTGGGTGATGACTTAAAAAAAAGCATCCAAAAAGGCTGCGCCATTGACATTGCGGTCGGCATATTTTCTATCTACGGCTATAAAGTTTTAAAAAAACAACTCAGCCAAATGGGTCGACTGAGATTTGTTTTCACAGACCCCACTTTTATAGAACTTGATAAAAACAAAAGAGAGCAAAGACAGTTCCAAATCAATTCCAATTATCGTAAAAAGGCGATCAGCGGCTCTGATTTTGAAATCAATTTAAAAAACGAACTCAAAGGGAAAGCCATTGCCCTGGAATGTAAAACATGGATAGAGAAGAAAGTGTCCTTTAAAACAAACGCGGGCAATCAATACATTCAACCGCATTTAAGTTTAGGGAAAGATGAAAATCGTTTTGTTTACATGGGCATCAATGAGTTCAGCGCCGCCGGATTCGGTTATCAAAAAGACAATGCCATCTTAAATCAAATCATCAAGACCGATGATCCCGACACCACGCGGGAATACGCCAAAAATTTTGAAGAAATATGGCAAGATGAAAAAGCGTTAAAAGATGTCACCTCGGAGGTCCTTGATTACATTGCCGATTTATATAAAGAAAATTCGCCGGAATTTATTTATTACTTGACGCTTCACAATATTTTTAGCGAATTTCTGGAAGATATATCCGAAGAGGAGCTTGCCAACGAAAAAACCGGTTTTAAAGAATCGGCGGTCTGGAATAAACTGTATGATTTTCAACGTGACGCCGTCCTTGGAATCATTAATAAATTAGAGCGGCACAATGGCTGTATTCTTGCGGATAGCGTAGGTCTTGGCAAGACTTTTTCCGCCCTGGGCGTCATGAAATACTATCAGGAAAGAAACAGAACGGTTCTTGTTTTATGCCCTAAAAAATTGGGCGCCAACTGGCAAACTTTTTTAAATAATTAGTGCCTGAACGAAAACCCCCTGCGCGAGGTTGATTTTATTTCCCCCGGGAAATTTTCCAGTTCTGTTTTTGCCTCAATTTGCCGTCTCGTCCGAAATTTCGTCCATTTTTATTCACTTTACAGGTCTCCGGGCGAACCTCTCCTGTATGACCCGGAGATATGGATTTTCCAGCCGACTCTATGCGGCCTGCCGCAACGGCGTCTGCCCTTTTCTCCGCTTGATTCGTTTCAGTCTCTTTTTTTGAATCATGGCCCCTAATATCTGAATATTCCGAGCCGTGACCGATAGAGCGACATACCGTTTGAACCCGAAAATCCCGTGATCCCGGCAGATGTCCAGCCCATGATTCTCAAGGGCGTTTATCCCTGACTCAACAGCGGAATGGCGACGTCTCCCGGCTATAAAATCCGGCGAATGCTCCACTTCTTTGTCCTTTTTGGACAGCGCGCCTTTTTTGGGAAGAATCACAAGGTCAAGATATTTTTTAAGCTTTCGCGCGGTGTCGGGACTGTAAAATCCTTTGTCAAAACTGCACGCCCTGAGACCGGGAAATTTGCTTTTCGTCTGTTCTACCATCGAAACCGTCACTTTTTCATCCGTTTGTTTTTCCATGACATGATGATGGAGGATAAATCCATACTGGTCTTCAAGCACACATACTCTTAAACCCAGTTCCTGCCGGACGCCGGCTTTTCCCTTTGAAATCCATTCCGTGTGCTCTTCAAATATGGAAAAAACCTTTTCATGATGCGGGATTGTCTCCTTTTGGATCACCCGTCTGCGAATCTGATTGATCTGCCGATTGGCGTGGGAGACAAAATGCTCAACCACCATGGCCCGGGCCGTGTTTTCGAAATCGTGTTTTAAAGCTTTCAGGCTTTCACCGGCCCGCTCCACATATGACCCCGCAAGATCAATATACTCCTGATGGGCCTCCATGATCAAGGCGTCCCGGATCGCTTTTTTCTCAGAACTCTTTGATGTGGAACGCTTCATTTTGTTGATCCGATTGAACTTCTTCTTTATTTTTCGATAATTGTGCCGATGCTGCCTCCAGCCGGCAACTCCCGCTTCAGAGCATGCGCGGCTGATGTGAGCCAGAATCTTCCGGACAGCGTCTAAGAGCAGATTGATATCGGTGGGAAAATGCACATCCGTTTCCACTACAAATGAATCGCACCGCCCGGAAAGATCCGAGGCGCCTTTCAGTTTGTGACCGGCCCTGACCGCCAGCCGGCTTATTTTGTCCAGAATTTCCGGGCTCAGCAGACGCAGGTTATCTTTGATGGTCTGCAAGGCGTATTTCCGGTCAAACTCATAAATCGTGTGCCCTAAAAATTCACGAACCGTCTTGTGCTCATTGGCAATATGATGCAGTTTGTCATAATCCCAATTGGAGTTTAACCTCAAAACCCCCAGGACCAGAATTTTCCATAAATCCATGCCGGGCCTGCCGTTATCCGGATCAATTTTTTTGGGAACAATGCCTCTTAAAATCTTAAAAACCTCATCTCGCAGTTTTCGATTTGAGTCTATTGCCTGCAATCCCATCAATAATTGGGGAATTTCATCGCGGGAAAGAAGATCAATTTTAATGTCTGAAATGGGAACCTGACCAATTTTCAGTTGCATTTCTGTGATTTTTCGCATAACATTTTTCCTGAAGATTTTTCGGGTTTTACTCATAAGGCGCGATTGTGAGAAATCATGCCGAATCCACTATTTTTTATTTAATACAATAACTTATATAATGGATATGGGTCGTTTATGCAAGTGATAAATGCATAAACCCGGAAAATCTTCAAAATAAAAAAAAGCTATGACGCATTGAAATTATTCAAAATCTTACTTTCCGTTCAGGCACTAATTATGATGACAATCCGCTGGTGAAGGACCGGTTGAACTATGATGTTTTATACCACACAGACCTGTCCAGAGATAAAGGCATGTCAAACGGGATTGACCTGTCCCGAATCAATTGGGGGAATTATGATCTGGTGGTGATTGATGAGTCGCATAATTTTAGAAACAACGCCCCCCGAAAAAATAAAATCACACGGTATCAAAAACTGCTTCATCAGGTCATGCAAGCCGGCGTTAAAACAAAAATTTTAATGCTGTCGGCGACGCCCGTCAACAATAAATTCACCGACCTTAAAAATCAGATCGCCCTGGCTTATGAAGGTCAAACCGGGATAATCGATGACAAAATGGAGGTGAGCCAGTCCGTTGACACCATTTTAAAAAATTCACAAAAAATATTTAATGCCTGGACAAAAGAGAATGTGGAAGAAAGAACAACCGGGCAATTGGTGAATCGCCTCAGCGCCAATTTCGACTTCTTTAAATTGCTGGACAGCGTGACCATAGCCAGAAGCAGAAAGCATATCGAAAAATATTATGATATGAAAAAAATCGGCGCTTTCCCGACGCGCCGAAAACCCATCACACACCGGGCGGACATCACAGACTTAAAGGGTTTTATCAGAATTTCCGATTTATACAGGGAGCTTTCCAGGTTGAACATGTCCCTTTACTCTCCTTTTGATTACATACTTGCGAGAAAAAAGGAATTTTACGACGAACTGTATGACACCAGCACAAACAAAGGAGGGAGTTTTAGGCAGGCCCATCGGGAAAAAAGTCTGCAAACGCTCATGCGGGTTAATTTGCTTAAAAGACTGGAAAGCTCGGTCGATTCTTTTAGAATCACACTTGGCAAATTAATTAACGGAATAAAAAACAGTTTGGATAAAATTGAAAAGTTTGAGCGTGACGGGAAAACATTGTATGCGGATGAGCCCCAGGTTAATGATGTCAATTTAGACGCTGAAAGCGATGATTGGCTGGATGATGAGTTCAGTATCGGGGACAAAATAAAAATAAATTTGGCCGATATGAACACCTCCGGCTGGAAAATGGATTTGCGGGCCGATTTTGAGATTGCAAACGCTTTGCTGGATGAAACGCGTCCCGTAACACCGGAGCATGACAAAAAGCTGCAAGATCTGAAAGCGTTTATTCAAAATAAAATCCGGAATCCCATCAATGGCGACAATAAAAAAATACTCATTTTCAGCGCTTTTGCGGACACCGTCCATTACCTCTATGAAAATCTGGCCCGGCGCAATAAAGAGAAACATGGCCTGGAGACAGCGAAAATCACCGGCTCAAACCAAAACAGAACCACCCTTGACATTGATTATTCTTTTAATACTATTTTGACCCATTTCTCCCCTCGATCCAAAGAGCGAAAAAATAAGCATGCGCCTGAAATAGATATTTTAATCGCCACTGACTGCATCTCCGAAGGACAAAACCTTCAGGATTGCGACACCTTGATCAACTATGACATCCATTGGAACCCGGTTCGTATTATTCAGCGATTTGGCAGAATAGACAGAATCGGATCACGCAATAAAGAGATTCAGCTCATCAACTTCTGGCCCCAACTTTCCCTGGATGATTATATCAATCTGAAAAGCAGAGTTGAAAGCAAAATGTTTATCGTCGATATGACCGCGACCGGGGAAGACAATGTGCTCACCAACAAATCCTCCGACTTGCTGTTCAGGAAAAAACAATTGGAAAAACTTCAGGAAGAAGTCGTTGATATTGAGGACATCGGATCAGGGGTCTCCATCACCGATTTGGGGCTCAATGACTTTCGCATGGACCTGGTGAATTATATCAAAACAAACGGAAGCCTGGACGGCGCCCCCAACGGGCTTCATTCGGTCTGTGAAAAAAATGCTGAAAGGGGCATCCATGAAGGGGTTGTGTTTGTCCTGAAAAATGTCAACAGCGACATCAATATTGACAGCGCCAACCCATTGCACCCGTTTTACCTGGTTTATATACAGAAAAACGGCGGGATACTCTCCAACCATCTCAATGTAAAAAATACCCTTGATATACTTTGGGCGGTTTCCAAAGGGAAAGATCGGCCCATCAGAGCAGTTTACGAATGCTTTAACCAGGAGACGGAAGACGGCAAGAAAATGGAGCGCTGCTCCGCATTGCTGAACAGCGTTGTGGAATCTATCTTGAATGTGAAAGATGAAAGCGATGTGGACAGCCTTTTTTCCGACGGCGGCACAACCGCTTTGACGAACAGTATCAAAGGGCTGGATGATTTTGAACTGCTTGCCTTTATGGTGATTCAATAATGATGGATGCTGGATTTAAACTGCCTGACAGTGCGATGGTCGATAAATTTATCGCCAAAAGCAAATTTTATGAAAGAGCCGCGTTAAGCTCAAAAATGCAAAATGAGTTCATCCGTAAAATTCAAAAAATAACCTGGAAATATAAACTTGCCCAGGATACCGTCGGGATAAGCAAAACCGACAGTGTGACGGAAATACAGATATTTCAAATCGAGCTTAAAGAGCGGGACATCCCCAAAAATATTCTCAAGGTCGTTGACGCGGCGATTCCATATCCGATTTTATACCAGTTTGTTTATAAAGACGAGATGGCTTACGGCGTCACTTTAAAAGGCATGGCCGGAAAAAAGAGCGCCGCCGCCCGGAATTACTATTTTTCGGCATGGAATCAGCGCCCGGATTTTGATTTCACGGGCATTGACCTGGAAAAAGTGTGTCAAAAAATCATTAAAGCGTTTGTTCATAACGAAGCCAGGAGCCGGGGCGATTTTGCCGCGATCATTGACGCGGACAATCAGATTAGACGCCTGGAAAAAGAGATCGCCGCACTACGCGGTAAAATTAAAAGAGAAAAACAGTTTAACAGAAAAGTTGAGTTGAATAAATCTTTATTGGAACGACAGAAGCGCCTGCAAGTCTATAAAGGAAAATAACGCATGATGGAAAAGCTTAAAATGAAGACGCCCGATTTGGCTGATAAAAATATTGAACAGATCGCCAAACTTTTTCCCCATGTCATCACTGAAATAAAAGACAAAGACGGAACAATCAAAAAAGCCGTTGATTTTGATCTGCTGAAACAGAGCCTGTCCGATGTTCTGGCGGATGATGACGATGAGCGCTACCGCCTGGACTGGCCGGGCAAAAAAGCTTCGCTGTTAAAAGCGAACACTCCCATCACCAAGACCCTGAGACCGTGCCGGGAAGAAAGCGTTGATTTTGACACAACGGAAAACCTTTACATCGAAGGGGATAATTTTGAAGTCCTGAAAATTTTGCAGGAGTCGTACCTGGGCAAAATCAAGATGATCTATATTGACCCGCCTTACAATACCGGGAAAGACTTTATTTACAAAGATGATTTCAAAGTCGGCAGGAATGAGTATGAGGAAGAGATCGGGGCCGTGGATGAGGATGGCGACAAACTTTTTAAAAACACCGATTCCAACGGCAGGTTTCATTCCGACTGGCTGAGCATGATGTATGAGCGGCTGATTGTTTCTCGGGATTTTCTTAGGGAGGACGGGGTTGTTTTTATCAGCATTGATGATAATGAAGTCAGGAATATTACAAAATTGTGTGACGAAGTGTTTGGAGAAGACAACCACATCGCCACACTTACTATCATCAACAACATGAAGGGGAGAAACGATAAAGCAAACATAGCCACCTGTCATGAATATTTATCAGTATACTCAAAAAATAAATTCATATCCAACGGGTTGCCAATGTCGAAAGAGCAGTTGGCTAAATATAAATATACTGACAAAAACGGTAACAAATATGCTTTGCGAGATCTGAGAAAGAGGGGGAGGCCAGACAGGCGTGAAGATAGGCCTAATATGTATTTCCCTATTTTCTACAACGAATCCAAGAAAACATGTTCACTACAGGGTGAGACGGATGAGGATATCGAGATCGTTCCTTTGAGAGGTGATGGTTCTGACGGTCGCTGGAGATGGGGAGTTGACACGGTAAAGAAAAATTTAGGAATATTGCAACCCAAATATTTGAAACAGAAGGATAAGTGGGGTATTGAACATAGAGTTTACTTAAACATTAAAAATGATGAGGATATTGACGAAGAATCAGATGATGGAGACCAAGAATTCTTACGGACATCTAAATCCAAATCTTTCTGGTGGGGAGGCGATATTTCTACTGATGTTGCAAACAGGGAATTTAAAAAAATATTTAATGATATCAATCCAGATTATCCAAAATCGCCATTTTTTATCGAAAAACTAATTCATATGGGGATAAAGAATGACGATATTGTAATGGATTTTTTTGCAGGATCAGCCACCACAGCCCACGCAGTAATGCAGCTAAACGCCGAAGACAACGGCAAACGAAAATTCATCATGGTCCAACTCCCGGAAAAAACCGATGAAAAATCAGAAGCCCATAAAGCGGGATACGAAACAATAGCCGAAATAGGAAAAGAAAGAATCCGTCGCGCCGGGAAAAAGATAAAAGAAGACCTTGAAAAAAAGAACAGGCAATTAAAACTGCTTGAAGATCCAGTGGATTCGAGCAGGCTGGACACAGGTTTCCGGGTTTACAAAACCGCCTCCACCAACATGAAAGATGTCTATTACCATCCCGACAAATTGGGACAAATGGATATCCTTGATTTAATCAGCAACATCAAGGAAGACCGCGCGCCGGAAGACCTGCTCACCCAGGTCATCCTCGATCTCGGTTTGACCCTTGACCTTCCCATTGAAACCAAAGAGATCCTCGGCAACACGGTCTTTATCGTGCAGACCAACGCCCTGGTCGCCTGTTTTGACAAAAACATCAATTTTAAAATAATCGATGAAATAGCCGCTCTGAAACCATTTAAAGCGGTCTTCAAAGACGCCGGATTTGTCGATGATAAAGACAGAATTAATGTCGAAGAGCGTTTTAAACGGCTTTCTCCTGAAACGGCCATCACAGTGATATAGTGGCAGAAAAAACAAATGCCCATAAAATGTTTCCATAAACAGGCCAGAAATAAATGAAATTAAAATTTAAACATCAACAATACCAGACCGGCGCCGCAATGGCGGTGGCGGAGTGCTTTGAAGGCCAGAAAAAAGGCGAGCGAAAAGAGATCGTTGACAGAAAAAACGTTTATATCGAAGAAATATTTTCAAACAAAAAGCTGGAGCTTACCGGAGATGAAATATTAAAGAATGTTCAGGAGGTTCAAAAAAAACAGGCGTTAAAGACGGTTCGTGAACTGGCGAAGTTGAATGAAAAAATTCATTTTTCCGTTGAGATGGAAACCGGCACAGGCAAAACCTATGTCTACACCAAAACCATGTATGAGCTGAATAAACAGTATGGCTGGAGCAAGTTTATTATTATGGTCCCTTCGGTGGCCATCCGGGAAGGCGTTCATAAATCCCTGGAGATAACCGCGGATCATTTTCAGGAAGAGTATGGCAAAAAAATTCGATTTTATATTTATAACACAAAAAACAAATCCAACATCGCCAACATTAAAAATTTTGCCAACACTTCAAACATTGAAGTGTTGATTATGAATTATCAGGCGTTTGCCAGCAGAAGCAAAGAGTCGCGGAAAATTTATCGAAGGCTGGATGCGATGCAATCGGAAAAACCCATTGATATCATCAAGAGAGCCAGGCCCATTTTAATCATTGACGAGCCCCAACGATTCGGCGACAAGGCGGAATCCCGTTTGCAGGACTTTGATCCTTTATTTGTGCTGCGGTATTCCGCCACCCATAAGAAAGATTACAACAAGATTTATCGGCTGGACGCCATTGACGCCTATAATCAGAAACTGGTAAAAAAAATCAATGTCAAGGGAATCGAAGTGGTGGGAAACAGCGGAACCAACAGCTATCTGTTTCTGGACAGAATAAACATCAGCGCGACACATTACCCCACCGCCCATATTGAACTGGAAATAAAACGAAAAACAGGCATTAAAAAAACGCTCAGGAAAACACAGGAAAAGGATGATCTGTTTCAGTTGTCCGGAGAGCTTATTCAGTATAAAGGGTTTGTGGTCAAAGAGATTAACGGGCGAACCAATAAAGTCTCCTTTGCCAATGGGATTGAAATATATTCCGGGCAGAGCATTGGAGATGTTGACGAAGATCATGTCAGGCGCATTCAGATCAGAGAAACCATACAGTCTCATCTGGAAAAAGAACGGCTCATGCATAAAAGGGGGATCAAGACGCTATCCCTTTTTTTTATTGATGAAGTGGTGAAATATCGCGATTACGATCAAGCGGATGAAAAAGGCGATTACGCCCGTGTGTTTGAGGAAGAATATCAGAGGGCGACCGCGCAGCTGGAACTTTTTGATGACGCGTATCAGGACTATATCCATAAATATCCCGCTGAAAAGATTCACCAGGGATATTTTTCAGTGGATAAAAAAGGGAAATTTGTAGATTCCAAAGAGAAGAGATCAGAAGGCGGAAGCGATGACGTGAGCGCCTATGATTTGATTATGAAAAAAAAAGAGCGGCTGCTGAGTTTCGACGAGCCCACCCGTTTTATTTTTTCCCATTCGGCCCTGCGAGAGGGATGGGACAATCCCAATGTGTTCCAGATATGCACACTTAAACACAGCCGGTCCGCCATAAGCAAAAGACAGGAAATCGGCCGGGGTTTAAGGATATGCGTCAACAGCGAAGGCGAGAGAATGGATCTTTCAGTTCTGGATAATGATTTTTTTAATCTCAACACCTTGACCGTTGTGGCAAGTGAATCTTACGACACGTTCGCAAAAGCGCTTCAAAAAGAGATCGTGGAGTCGCTCTCCGACCGTCCGACCCTGCTGACCCCGGATATTTTGAAAGACCGGGTTCTTAAAAATGACAAGGGAGAAGAATTTATTTTTGACGATCGATCCGCCATGGATCTCATTTTTAAATTTAAAGAAAAAGGATATGTGGACCGCGACTATAAAATCACGGACACGCTCATCAATGACATAGAAAACAACAGCGTGGACATTCCGGAAAAACTCCTGCCTTTTAAAGCGAACGTCTGTTCTCTTATGCGGGAGATTTATGACTCCGCAAACTTTAAAACGGCCCATAATGAAAAAAATGACACCATCAATGAGCCTGTTTTAGAGCCCAATGACAATTTTGCAAAACAAGAGTTTCAGGATTTATGGGAAAAGATAAAAGTCAAAACCGTTTATGAAGTGGATTTTGACAGTGAAGAATTGATTAAAAAAAGTGTCACAGCCATAGACAGCGCCTTGTCTGTTAAGCAAGTGTTTGTGAATATCACGGCCGGCGAGCAGAAAGAAACCATGGACGAAGCGAGCCTGAAGGCCGGCGACAGCATGGTAAAACGTAAAAATATAACCCGAAAAGCGGATTCTTTTCTGGGCGCGGTGAAATATGACCTGGTGGCGGAGATCGCAAAAGAAACCCGGCTGACCCGAAAAACCATCGTGGCTATTTTGAAAAAAATACGGCCGGGCGCTTTTGGTCATTTCAGGATAAACCCGGAAAGTTTTATCCGGGAAGTTTCAAGAATAATAAACAATGAAAAAGCCACGACCTTAATTGATCATATTGTCTATTCCAAAACGGATGAGACCTGGAGCGATGAAATTTTTACGATTAACCATTTTCAAGGCTCTTTGAACGCCAATATTTTGAAAGTCAGGAAACATGTTTATGACTACCTGAAAACAGACTCCGAAACCGAACGCGCGTTTGCGACTGATCTGGAGAGCGGGGAAGTCCTGGTTTACGCCAAATTGCCCAATGGTTTTAAAATTTCGACGCCGGTGGGAAATTACAATCCCGATTGGGCTATCGTATTTGACACAGACGCGTTTAAGTATATTTATTTTATAGCGGAAACAAAGGGAAGTATGGAGACCTTGCAGCTGAAAGAAATTGAGAAAAGAAAGATAGATTATGCAAAAAAACACTTTGCCGCTTTGGGGCATGCCGGCATAAAATATGATATAATCGCCACCTATGAAGATTTAAGAGATAAGGTGATGCGGTAAAGGAGGCCGAACCCATAAGGATTGGCGCGACTTTGAATCTTTAAAAATTTTATTCACTGATAATTAAAAAATAGAAACAGGCAAAAACTTAAAATAAGGCCATGAAACGGAACCCGCAAGGACATTACATCACCATTTCGACGGCTGGAGAAAAGGCGAAAGCCTTTGCGCCGGCGCCGGAAAGGGCGGCCGCAAGGGCCGCCCCCACAGGGCATCGCCGTGGATCATGGACGGGGAACGCGGACCCCATGAGGCATCCCTTACGAGGCGCTCAATGCAGGACAACTTAAAAAGTACCTCAACGCGGACTGGTAGGGAGAAATTTATGAACCACAGAATACACGGAATACACAGAAAGGGAGTTTGTTGATATGAGCAATAATATCCCGGCCAATCCGAAGATTTATCACATTGTTCATGTGGACAGGCTGGCATCGATTGTCAGCCAAGGTTGCTTGTGGAGTGATGCGGCGGTTCAAGGCGTTCAATTACCGGGAACAACCATTGGAATGAGTACTATTAAAGACAGGAGATTGGCAAAGACATTGAATAGTTATCCAAATCTCCATGTCGGCGATTGTGTGCCAT is part of the Candidatus Desulfarcum epimagneticum genome and harbors:
- a CDS encoding conserved hypothetical protein (Evidence 4 : Unknown function but conserved in other organisms) is translated as MIKSFNNKTDKVGDDLKKSIQKGCAIDIAVGIFSIYGYKVLKKQLSQMGRLRFVFTDPTFIELDKNKREQRQFQINSNYRKKAISGSDFEINLKNELKGKAIALECKTWIEKKVSFKTNAGNQYIQPHLSLGKDENRFVYMGINEFSAAGFGYQKDNAILNQIIKTDDPDTTREYAKNFEEIWQDEKALKDVTSEVLDYIADLYKENSPEFIYYLTLHNIFSEFLEDISEEELANEKTGFKESAVWNKLYDFQRDAVLGIINKLERHNGCILADSVGLGKTFSALGVMKYYQERNRTVLVLCPKKLGANWQTFLNN
- a CDS encoding transposase produces the protein MSKTRKIFRKNVMRKITEMQLKIGQVPISDIKIDLLSRDEIPQLLMGLQAIDSNRKLRDEVFKILRGIVPKKIDPDNGRPGMDLWKILVLGVLRLNSNWDYDKLHHIANEHKTVREFLGHTIYEFDRKYALQTIKDNLRLLSPEILDKISRLAVRAGHKLKGASDLSGRCDSFVVETDVHFPTDINLLLDAVRKILAHISRACSEAGVAGWRQHRHNYRKIKKKFNRINKMKRSTSKSSEKKAIRDALIMEAHQEYIDLAGSYVERAGESLKALKHDFENTARAMVVEHFVSHANRQINQIRRRVIQKETIPHHEKVFSIFEEHTEWISKGKAGVRQELGLRVCVLEDQYGFILHHHVMEKQTDEKVTVSMVEQTKSKFPGLRACSFDKGFYSPDTARKLKKYLDLVILPKKGALSKKDKEVEHSPDFIAGRRRHSAVESGINALENHGLDICRDHGIFGFKRYVALSVTARNIQILGAMIQKKRLKRIKRRKGQTPLRQAA
- a CDS encoding conserved hypothetical protein (Evidence 4 : Unknown function but conserved in other organisms), coding for MSNGIDLSRINWGNYDLVVIDESHNFRNNAPRKNKITRYQKLLHQVMQAGVKTKILMLSATPVNNKFTDLKNQIALAYEGQTGIIDDKMEVSQSVDTILKNSQKIFNAWTKENVEERTTGQLVNRLSANFDFFKLLDSVTIARSRKHIEKYYDMKKIGAFPTRRKPITHRADITDLKGFIRISDLYRELSRLNMSLYSPFDYILARKKEFYDELYDTSTNKGGSFRQAHREKSLQTLMRVNLLKRLESSVDSFRITLGKLINGIKNSLDKIEKFERDGKTLYADEPQVNDVNLDAESDDWLDDEFSIGDKIKINLADMNTSGWKMDLRADFEIANALLDETRPVTPEHDKKLQDLKAFIQNKIRNPINGDNKKILIFSAFADTVHYLYENLARRNKEKHGLETAKITGSNQNRTTLDIDYSFNTILTHFSPRSKERKNKHAPEIDILIATDCISEGQNLQDCDTLINYDIHWNPVRIIQRFGRIDRIGSRNKEIQLINFWPQLSLDDYINLKSRVESKMFIVDMTATGEDNVLTNKSSDLLFRKKQLEKLQEEVVDIEDIGSGVSITDLGLNDFRMDLVNYIKTNGSLDGAPNGLHSVCEKNAERGIHEGVVFVLKNVNSDINIDSANPLHPFYLVYIQKNGGILSNHLNVKNTLDILWAVSKGKDRPIRAVYECFNQETEDGKKMERCSALLNSVVESILNVKDESDVDSLFSDGGTTALTNSIKGLDDFELLAFMVIQ
- a CDS encoding conserved hypothetical protein (Evidence 4 : Unknown function but conserved in other organisms) encodes the protein MMDAGFKLPDSAMVDKFIAKSKFYERAALSSKMQNEFIRKIQKITWKYKLAQDTVGISKTDSVTEIQIFQIELKERDIPKNILKVVDAAIPYPILYQFVYKDEMAYGVTLKGMAGKKSAAARNYYFSAWNQRPDFDFTGIDLEKVCQKIIKAFVHNEARSRGDFAAIIDADNQIRRLEKEIAALRGKIKREKQFNRKVELNKSLLERQKRLQVYKGK
- a CDS encoding conserved hypothetical protein (Evidence 4 : Unknown function but conserved in other organisms), whose protein sequence is MMEKLKMKTPDLADKNIEQIAKLFPHVITEIKDKDGTIKKAVDFDLLKQSLSDVLADDDDERYRLDWPGKKASLLKANTPITKTLRPCREESVDFDTTENLYIEGDNFEVLKILQESYLGKIKMIYIDPPYNTGKDFIYKDDFKVGRNEYEEEIGAVDEDGDKLFKNTDSNGRFHSDWLSMMYERLIVSRDFLREDGVVFISIDDNEVRNITKLCDEVFGEDNHIATLTIINNMKGRNDKANIATCHEYLSVYSKNKFISNGLPMSKEQLAKYKYTDKNGNKYALRDLRKRGRPDRREDRPNMYFPIFYNESKKTCSLQGETDEDIEIVPLRGDGSDGRWRWGVDTVKKNLGILQPKYLKQKDKWGIEHRVYLNIKNDEDIDEESDDGDQEFLRTSKSKSFWWGGDISTDVANREFKKIFNDINPDYPKSPFFIEKLIHMGIKNDDIVMDFFAGSATTAHAVMQLNAEDNGKRKFIMVQLPEKTDEKSEAHKAGYETIAEIGKERIRRAGKKIKEDLEKKNRQLKLLEDPVDSSRLDTGFRVYKTASTNMKDVYYHPDKLGQMDILDLISNIKEDRAPEDLLTQVILDLGLTLDLPIETKEILGNTVFIVQTNALVACFDKNINFKIIDEIAALKPFKAVFKDAGFVDDKDRINVEERFKRLSPETAITVI
- a CDS encoding Restriction endonuclease — translated: MKLKFKHQQYQTGAAMAVAECFEGQKKGERKEIVDRKNVYIEEIFSNKKLELTGDEILKNVQEVQKKQALKTVRELAKLNEKIHFSVEMETGTGKTYVYTKTMYELNKQYGWSKFIIMVPSVAIREGVHKSLEITADHFQEEYGKKIRFYIYNTKNKSNIANIKNFANTSNIEVLIMNYQAFASRSKESRKIYRRLDAMQSEKPIDIIKRARPILIIDEPQRFGDKAESRLQDFDPLFVLRYSATHKKDYNKIYRLDAIDAYNQKLVKKINVKGIEVVGNSGTNSYLFLDRINISATHYPTAHIELEIKRKTGIKKTLRKTQEKDDLFQLSGELIQYKGFVVKEINGRTNKVSFANGIEIYSGQSIGDVDEDHVRRIQIRETIQSHLEKERLMHKRGIKTLSLFFIDEVVKYRDYDQADEKGDYARVFEEEYQRATAQLELFDDAYQDYIHKYPAEKIHQGYFSVDKKGKFVDSKEKRSEGGSDDVSAYDLIMKKKERLLSFDEPTRFIFSHSALREGWDNPNVFQICTLKHSRSAISKRQEIGRGLRICVNSEGERMDLSVLDNDFFNLNTLTVVASESYDTFAKALQKEIVESLSDRPTLLTPDILKDRVLKNDKGEEFIFDDRSAMDLIFKFKEKGYVDRDYKITDTLINDIENNSVDIPEKLLPFKANVCSLMREIYDSANFKTAHNEKNDTINEPVLEPNDNFAKQEFQDLWEKIKVKTVYEVDFDSEELIKKSVTAIDSALSVKQVFVNITAGEQKETMDEASLKAGDSMVKRKNITRKADSFLGAVKYDLVAEIAKETRLTRKTIVAILKKIRPGAFGHFRINPESFIREVSRIINNEKATTLIDHIVYSKTDETWSDEIFTINHFQGSLNANILKVRKHVYDYLKTDSETERAFATDLESGEVLVYAKLPNGFKISTPVGNYNPDWAIVFDTDAFKYIYFIAETKGSMETLQLKEIEKRKIDYAKKHFAALGHAGIKYDIIATYEDLRDKVMR